A part of Myxococcus landrumus genomic DNA contains:
- the rlmM gene encoding 23S rRNA (cytidine(2498)-2'-O)-methyltransferase RlmM, with translation MPPQTQAPQPGRWLWTCRAGFEPHLFEELAWADTHPRLLGDALVESEQRPATVPAFARAAYQVLASLPPGPPDAQAEAVARAMATLSGNRPWVVQAFTPDSPRGNTLAAPAEALEAAVRARLPSERLLDDAGRARESRALLVSLCVAPDGVTVLGLVSASEAISLAPGGRRRMRREGESPSRAAMKLEEALDGLPFEPGRGDVCVDLGAAPGGWTQRLVARGAKVVAVDPAKLMPELASHGRVKHVQESAFAYAPEEPVDWLFCDMAWRPLEVAQLLAKWGRRGWASHLVANIKLPMKDKNPVLLRVRHTLVEDGGWRGLTVRQLYHDRDEVTVTAHQLR, from the coding sequence ATGCCCCCACAGACCCAGGCCCCCCAGCCGGGCCGGTGGCTCTGGACCTGCCGGGCGGGCTTCGAGCCCCATCTCTTCGAGGAGCTCGCCTGGGCGGACACCCACCCTCGCCTGCTCGGCGACGCCCTGGTGGAGAGTGAACAGCGGCCCGCCACCGTCCCCGCCTTCGCGCGCGCGGCCTACCAGGTGCTCGCCTCCCTGCCCCCAGGTCCGCCCGACGCGCAGGCAGAGGCCGTGGCGCGGGCGATGGCCACCCTCTCCGGCAACCGTCCGTGGGTCGTCCAGGCCTTCACACCCGACAGCCCCCGAGGCAACACCCTGGCTGCCCCCGCGGAGGCGCTGGAGGCGGCCGTCCGCGCTCGACTCCCCTCGGAGCGACTGCTCGACGACGCGGGGCGGGCCCGGGAGTCCCGTGCGCTGCTCGTGTCCCTTTGTGTCGCTCCGGACGGCGTCACGGTGCTGGGGCTCGTCTCGGCGAGTGAGGCCATCTCCCTCGCACCGGGAGGCCGGCGGCGCATGCGGCGCGAGGGCGAGTCTCCGTCCCGGGCCGCGATGAAGCTCGAGGAGGCACTGGACGGACTGCCCTTCGAGCCTGGGCGCGGCGACGTCTGCGTGGACCTGGGCGCGGCGCCGGGCGGATGGACACAGCGACTGGTGGCCCGGGGCGCGAAGGTGGTGGCGGTGGACCCGGCGAAGCTGATGCCGGAGCTGGCCTCCCACGGCCGGGTGAAGCACGTGCAGGAGAGCGCCTTCGCCTACGCCCCCGAGGAGCCCGTCGACTGGCTCTTCTGCGACATGGCCTGGCGCCCGCTGGAAGTCGCCCAGCTGCTCGCCAAGTGGGGACGCCGCGGATGGGCCAGCCATCTGGTGGCCAACATCAAGCTGCCCATGAAGGACAAGAACCCGGTGCTGCTGCGGGTGCGCCACACGCTCGTCGAGGACGGCGGCTGGCGGGGACTCACCGTCCGGCAGCTCTACCACGACCGGGATGAAGTGACGGTGACAGCCCACCAGCTGCGCTGA
- a CDS encoding diguanylate cyclase, whose product MPYPLDDATATALIALYPWVLTRSPQAPVQAAVEALLQAEQARRGHPDAKTGALQVPALTQGNLLKEEYDLSTHAHHDGWRVGAVIADVKEMINLNARFGFATGDAILRGTVESLAAQYPGAKVVRLHPDAFAALLVPTSQLTVREDLAAPTHEQLSRDVRRVLPEGTPDADVPSWTVSLLEVTVDSPSHWQVLGPLLWAELERAHVMQRSGRAEGLQRRRLRLDASIPGPATL is encoded by the coding sequence ATGCCCTACCCACTCGACGACGCCACCGCCACCGCCCTCATCGCCCTCTACCCGTGGGTGCTGACTCGCAGCCCGCAGGCCCCCGTGCAGGCCGCCGTCGAGGCGCTCCTCCAGGCCGAGCAAGCCCGGCGTGGCCACCCGGACGCGAAGACGGGCGCGCTCCAGGTGCCCGCACTCACCCAGGGCAACCTCCTCAAGGAGGAATACGACTTGTCCACGCACGCGCACCATGACGGCTGGCGCGTGGGCGCGGTCATCGCGGACGTGAAGGAGATGATCAACCTCAACGCCCGCTTCGGCTTCGCCACCGGCGACGCGATTCTGCGCGGCACCGTGGAGTCGCTCGCCGCGCAGTACCCAGGCGCCAAAGTGGTTCGCCTGCACCCGGACGCCTTCGCCGCCCTGCTGGTGCCCACCTCACAGCTCACCGTGCGCGAGGACCTGGCGGCCCCCACGCACGAGCAACTGTCACGCGACGTGCGCCGGGTCCTCCCCGAAGGCACGCCCGACGCGGACGTCCCTTCGTGGACCGTGAGCCTGCTGGAGGTGACGGTGGATTCGCCCTCGCACTGGCAGGTGCTGGGGCCACTGCTCTGGGCGGAGCTGGAGCGCGCTCACGTCATGCAGCGCAGCGGCCGCGCGGAGGGGCTGCAGCGCAGACGTCTGCGCCTGGACGCGTCCATCCCGGGTCCCGCGACGCTCTGA
- the pyrH gene encoding UMP kinase translates to MSSDTKQPLRYKRILLKLSGEALMGEGKYGIHPPTLSGIADEVIELAQAGVEVALVIGGGNIFRGVAGATEGMDRASADYMGMLATCINSMAMQDALEKKGLHTRVLSAIKMEQIAEPYIRRRAVRHLEKGRVVIFAAGTGNPYFTTDTAASLRAMEINAEVILKATKVDGIYNADPKKEPTARRYRSLTYMDVLKQNLNVMDSTAISLCMDNKLPIIVFDLTVQGNIRRAVLGNGEIGTVVGGNETAWA, encoded by the coding sequence ATGTCCTCCGACACAAAACAACCGCTCCGTTACAAGCGCATTCTTCTCAAGCTCTCGGGCGAAGCCCTGATGGGGGAAGGGAAGTACGGCATCCATCCGCCCACGCTGAGCGGCATCGCCGATGAGGTCATCGAGTTGGCCCAGGCGGGCGTCGAGGTGGCCCTCGTCATTGGTGGAGGCAACATCTTCCGCGGCGTCGCCGGGGCGACGGAGGGGATGGACCGGGCCAGCGCCGACTACATGGGCATGCTGGCCACGTGCATCAACTCCATGGCCATGCAGGACGCGCTGGAGAAGAAGGGCCTGCACACGCGCGTGCTGTCCGCCATCAAGATGGAGCAGATCGCCGAGCCCTACATCCGCCGGCGCGCGGTGCGCCACCTGGAGAAGGGCCGCGTGGTGATTTTCGCCGCGGGCACCGGCAACCCGTACTTCACCACCGACACGGCCGCGTCGCTGCGCGCCATGGAAATCAACGCCGAGGTCATCCTCAAGGCGACGAAGGTGGACGGCATCTACAACGCGGACCCGAAGAAAGAGCCGACGGCGCGCCGCTACCGCTCGCTGACGTACATGGACGTGTTGAAGCAGAACCTCAATGTGATGGACTCCACGGCCATCTCACTGTGCATGGACAACAAGCTGCCCATCATCGTCTTCGACCTCACCGTGCAGGGGAACATCCGGCGCGCGGTGTTGGGCAATGGCGAGATTGGTACCGTCGTGGGTGGCAACGAGACGGCGTGGGCCTGA
- a CDS encoding SixA phosphatase family protein, giving the protein MRIFLVRHGDADAEIPEGLGDEARALTAKARANMAAHFAALSERMGPLGLILTSPLVRTVQTAQLLSFVAKHEGLLRAHRSLLPDVPVGTVDSVLSEHADENLVLVGHQPTMGALAAHLLGMQSFPKPVNPGTVIALERTEGEAPHYKFLFYAAPNQQVLDVIQ; this is encoded by the coding sequence TTGAGGATTTTCCTGGTTAGGCATGGCGACGCGGACGCGGAGATCCCGGAGGGTCTTGGCGACGAAGCGCGCGCGCTCACGGCGAAAGCTCGGGCAAACATGGCCGCGCACTTCGCAGCGCTTTCCGAGCGTATGGGCCCCCTCGGCCTCATCCTGACCAGCCCGCTGGTTCGCACGGTGCAGACAGCGCAGCTGCTGTCCTTCGTGGCGAAGCACGAGGGTCTGCTCCGGGCGCACCGCAGCCTGTTGCCGGATGTGCCGGTGGGGACGGTGGATTCGGTGCTGAGCGAGCACGCGGACGAGAACCTGGTCCTGGTCGGCCACCAGCCCACCATGGGCGCCCTGGCGGCGCACCTGCTCGGGATGCAGTCCTTCCCGAAGCCCGTCAACCCGGGCACCGTCATCGCCCTGGAGCGCACCGAGGGCGAGGCGCCGCACTACAAGTTCCTGTTCTACGCGGCCCCGAACCAGCAGGTGCTTGACGTCATCCAGTGA
- the frr gene encoding ribosome recycling factor, with product MSGDVVVELKGRITKTIEDLKRELSKVRTGRASTAILDNIRVDYYGTPTPLSGVASVNAPEPRLIIIKPWEKSILKEIEKALREANLGINPMNDGEMIRLPFPPLTEERRKDIVKQVKAKGEEHKVAIRNIRRDANESVKAQLKDKKITEDDEKRISEKVQKETDAGVAEVDKVIVAKEKEVMSV from the coding sequence ATGAGCGGAGATGTCGTCGTTGAACTGAAGGGCCGCATTACGAAGACCATCGAGGACCTCAAGCGGGAGCTGAGCAAGGTGCGCACCGGTCGCGCCAGCACGGCCATCCTCGACAACATCCGCGTGGACTACTACGGCACGCCCACGCCGCTGTCGGGTGTGGCCAGCGTCAACGCCCCCGAACCCCGGCTCATCATCATCAAGCCGTGGGAGAAGAGCATCCTGAAGGAAATCGAGAAGGCCCTGCGCGAGGCCAACCTCGGCATCAACCCGATGAATGACGGGGAGATGATTCGCCTGCCCTTCCCGCCGCTCACCGAGGAGCGCCGCAAGGACATCGTCAAGCAGGTGAAGGCGAAGGGCGAGGAGCACAAGGTCGCCATCCGCAACATCCGCCGCGACGCCAACGAGTCGGTGAAGGCGCAGCTGAAGGACAAGAAGATCACCGAGGACGACGAGAAGCGCATCTCCGAGAAGGTCCAGAAGGAGACGGACGCGGGCGTCGCCGAGGTCGACAAGGTCATCGTCGCGAAGGAGAAAGAGGTCATGTCGGTCTGA
- the secA gene encoding preprotein translocase subunit SecA — protein MIEWTLKKLIGTKNERELKKAREKVIRINELESRMRALKDEDFAAETARLKQEIQNGRPLDSLLFEAFALIREGSRRVIGQRHYDVQLIGGMFLHEGCIAEMRTGEGKTLTATLPCYLNALSGRGVHVVTVNDYLARRDAEWMGRVYKFMGMTTGCVLHELSDKQRQEAYRSDITYGQNNEFGFDYLRDNMKFRLQDYVQRELNYAIVDEVDSILIDEARTPLIISGPTEDSTDKYYRVDQVIPGLVPDQDFTLDEKHRSVSLTDDGIEKLQKRLSVSNLYDPGEIETLHHVEQALRAHTLYKRDKDYVVKDGEVVIIDEFTGRSMPGRRWSDGLHQAIEAKEGVKIENENQTLATISFQNYFRMYSKLSGMTGTADTEAEEFAKIYNLDVRVIPTNRPPIRKDQQDVVYKTEREKFEAVAAQIEELHKAGQPVLVGTVSIAKSEVVSSFLKKRGVPHNVLNAKQHQREADIVAQAGRKGAVTISTNMAGRGTDILLGGNAEVLAKAAVGPAPEAPAPQPPQPPAADGAAPQPDPMAAYQQAQAEWEQKLAQTQAKLDEETKKERTEVMEAGGLFIIGTERHESRRVDNQLRGRAGRQGDPGASRFFLSLEDDLMRIFGSERIQGLMERLGMEEGEVIEHIWLTRAIESAQKRVEGHNFDIRKNLLEYDDVMNQQRRTIYKLRRQVLAAGAGVPLVEYTEDPKTRVKTRSEQMVSWADFKEMVLDALEDVIVSIVDTYAPTKGSDGWDLESLSKNVKETFDLDMNFEGVGNRDELQDHIFKAAEKVFRTRDEEFGENFLRFLQYNYLATIDRLWKEHLLGMDHLRQGIGLRGYGQKDPKQEYKREGYQGFIQTLSAIKAQFVSQLMRVQPRSATSAEEEAVRIQRQLAQQQKRAVEGRGTAEGKLDEASVAAAARPAAAQQGPRVGRNDPCPCGSGRKYKKCHGAAEASV, from the coding sequence ATGATCGAATGGACGCTGAAGAAGCTCATCGGGACCAAGAATGAGCGTGAGCTCAAGAAGGCCCGCGAGAAGGTCATCCGCATCAACGAGCTGGAGAGCCGGATGCGGGCCCTCAAGGACGAGGACTTTGCTGCCGAGACGGCCCGGCTGAAGCAGGAGATTCAGAACGGAAGGCCGTTGGACAGCCTGCTGTTCGAGGCCTTCGCGCTCATCCGCGAGGGTTCCCGTCGTGTCATCGGCCAGCGTCACTACGACGTGCAGCTCATCGGCGGCATGTTCCTCCACGAGGGCTGCATCGCGGAGATGCGCACGGGTGAAGGCAAGACGCTGACGGCCACGCTGCCCTGCTACCTCAACGCCCTGTCCGGGCGCGGGGTGCACGTCGTCACCGTGAACGACTACCTCGCCCGCCGCGACGCGGAGTGGATGGGGCGCGTCTACAAGTTCATGGGCATGACGACGGGCTGCGTGCTCCACGAGCTGTCCGACAAGCAGCGCCAGGAGGCGTACCGCTCGGACATCACCTACGGGCAGAACAACGAGTTCGGCTTCGACTACCTGCGCGACAACATGAAGTTCCGCTTGCAGGACTACGTCCAGCGCGAGCTGAACTACGCCATCGTCGACGAGGTGGACTCCATCCTCATCGATGAGGCGCGCACGCCGCTCATCATCTCCGGTCCCACCGAGGACAGCACGGACAAGTACTACCGGGTGGACCAGGTCATCCCGGGGCTCGTGCCGGACCAGGACTTCACGCTCGACGAGAAGCACCGCTCCGTGTCGCTGACGGACGATGGCATCGAGAAGCTGCAGAAGCGGCTGAGCGTGTCCAACCTGTACGACCCGGGCGAAATCGAGACGCTCCACCACGTCGAGCAGGCCCTGCGCGCGCACACGCTCTACAAGCGCGACAAGGACTACGTGGTGAAGGACGGCGAGGTCGTCATCATCGACGAGTTCACCGGCCGCTCGATGCCGGGCCGCCGCTGGTCCGACGGCCTCCACCAGGCCATCGAGGCCAAGGAGGGCGTGAAGATCGAGAACGAGAACCAGACGCTGGCGACCATCTCGTTCCAGAACTACTTCCGCATGTACTCCAAGCTGTCCGGCATGACGGGCACCGCGGACACGGAGGCGGAGGAGTTCGCGAAGATCTACAACCTCGACGTCCGCGTCATCCCGACCAACCGCCCGCCCATCCGCAAGGACCAGCAGGACGTGGTCTACAAGACGGAGCGCGAGAAGTTCGAGGCGGTGGCCGCTCAAATCGAGGAGCTGCACAAGGCGGGGCAGCCGGTGCTCGTGGGCACGGTGTCCATCGCCAAGAGCGAGGTGGTGTCCAGCTTCCTGAAGAAGCGGGGCGTCCCCCACAACGTCCTCAACGCCAAGCAGCACCAGCGCGAGGCGGACATCGTCGCGCAGGCCGGCCGCAAGGGCGCGGTCACCATCTCCACCAACATGGCCGGCCGCGGCACGGACATCCTCCTGGGCGGCAACGCGGAGGTGCTGGCGAAGGCGGCCGTGGGCCCCGCGCCGGAAGCCCCCGCGCCCCAGCCCCCGCAGCCTCCCGCCGCTGACGGCGCCGCGCCGCAGCCGGACCCGATGGCGGCCTACCAGCAGGCCCAGGCCGAGTGGGAGCAGAAGCTGGCGCAGACCCAGGCCAAGCTGGACGAGGAGACGAAGAAGGAGCGCACGGAGGTGATGGAGGCCGGCGGCCTGTTCATCATCGGCACCGAGCGCCATGAGTCCCGCCGCGTGGACAACCAGCTGCGCGGTCGCGCGGGCCGTCAGGGTGACCCGGGCGCGAGCCGGTTCTTCCTGTCGCTCGAGGACGACCTGATGCGCATCTTCGGGTCCGAGCGCATCCAGGGGCTGATGGAGCGGCTGGGCATGGAGGAGGGCGAGGTCATCGAGCACATCTGGCTCACTCGCGCCATCGAGAGCGCCCAGAAGCGGGTCGAAGGCCACAACTTCGACATCCGCAAGAACCTGCTCGAGTACGACGACGTGATGAACCAGCAGCGGCGCACCATCTACAAGCTGCGTCGTCAGGTGCTGGCCGCGGGCGCGGGCGTCCCCCTGGTGGAGTACACCGAGGACCCCAAGACGCGCGTGAAGACCCGCTCCGAGCAGATGGTGAGCTGGGCGGACTTCAAGGAGATGGTGCTGGACGCGCTGGAGGACGTCATCGTCTCCATCGTCGACACGTACGCGCCCACCAAGGGCTCGGATGGGTGGGACCTGGAGTCGCTGTCGAAGAACGTCAAGGAGACGTTCGACCTCGACATGAACTTCGAGGGCGTGGGCAACCGCGACGAGCTCCAGGACCACATCTTCAAGGCGGCGGAGAAGGTCTTCCGCACGCGTGACGAGGAGTTCGGCGAGAACTTCCTGCGCTTCCTCCAGTACAACTACCTGGCCACCATCGACCGGCTCTGGAAGGAGCACCTGCTGGGCATGGACCACCTGCGCCAGGGCATCGGCCTGCGTGGCTACGGCCAGAAGGACCCGAAGCAGGAGTACAAGCGCGAGGGCTACCAGGGCTTCATCCAGACGCTCTCCGCCATCAAGGCGCAGTTCGTCTCGCAGCTCATGCGCGTGCAGCCTCGGTCCGCCACCAGCGCGGAGGAGGAGGCGGTCCGCATCCAGCGCCAACTGGCCCAGCAGCAGAAGCGGGCGGTGGAAGGCCGTGGCACGGCGGAGGGCAAGCTGGACGAGGCCTCCGTGGCCGCGGCGGCCCGGCCTGCGGCCGCTCAGCAGGGCCCCCGCGTTGGGCGCAACGACCCCTGCCCCTGTGGCAGCGGCCGCAAGTACAAGAAGTGCCACGGCGCGGCGGAGGCCAGCGTCTAG
- the tsf gene encoding translation elongation factor Ts, with the protein MAEITAQMVKDLRERTSAGMMDCKKALAETGGDFAKAEEWLRKKGISRAAGKEGRVAAEGLVGTYVHGGRIGVLVEVNCETDFVARNPDFQDLVKEVAMQIAAANPKFVRREEVPMDNFEKEKDIQRELLKQQGKPEAMLEKILVGKMEKYYEGVCLVDQLWVKDDKKKVGDMITERAAKIGEKVSVRRFVRFEVGEGIEKKKDDLAAEVAKTLGQG; encoded by the coding sequence ATGGCTGAGATCACCGCCCAGATGGTGAAGGACCTCCGCGAGCGGACCAGCGCGGGCATGATGGACTGCAAGAAGGCGCTGGCCGAGACGGGCGGCGACTTCGCGAAGGCCGAGGAGTGGCTGCGCAAGAAGGGCATCTCCCGCGCCGCTGGCAAGGAAGGCCGCGTTGCCGCCGAAGGTCTGGTTGGCACGTACGTCCACGGCGGCCGCATCGGCGTGCTGGTGGAGGTCAACTGTGAGACCGACTTCGTGGCTCGCAACCCGGACTTCCAGGACCTGGTGAAGGAAGTGGCGATGCAGATCGCCGCGGCCAACCCCAAGTTCGTCCGCCGCGAGGAAGTCCCGATGGACAACTTCGAGAAGGAGAAGGACATCCAGCGCGAGCTGCTCAAGCAGCAGGGCAAGCCCGAGGCGATGCTGGAGAAGATTCTCGTCGGGAAGATGGAGAAGTACTACGAGGGCGTCTGCCTCGTGGACCAGCTCTGGGTGAAGGACGACAAGAAGAAGGTCGGTGACATGATCACCGAGCGCGCCGCCAAGATTGGCGAGAAGGTCTCCGTGCGCCGCTTCGTCCGCTTCGAGGTGGGTGAGGGCATCGAGAAGAAGAAGGACGACCTCGCCGCCGAAGTGGCGAAGACGCTGGGCCAGGGCTGA
- a CDS encoding diguanylate cyclase, with translation MAFVLLAEPAASVAGVLRRYLEGAGHEVTSVASAEEALRAARERPPAVVLAAGTGALDGEALCRSLRSQGLQVPVLLMYSPDEEHAEERASQAGAEGGLVGPLKRATVLTCVSLLIQRDEARRAHVAAPRGPSQPQTPVPVARPEPASTSTSADFEFLKRLMLMEVKRSRRYRYPIALLMVELDRFAERSSALVPAARKGALAEVLGVLVEGVRDIDVAVPFADSRFVVFLPHTPRSGARIVAERLREKLKSVAGLPSGTASVGVAVSEPPAARKDAAPGAPGQAVSFGGLLKDAGDALRRAQAAGGDWVEVASDAGRPG, from the coding sequence ATGGCCTTCGTGCTCCTGGCCGAGCCCGCCGCCTCCGTGGCGGGCGTGCTGCGCCGGTACCTGGAAGGTGCCGGCCACGAGGTGACGTCGGTCGCCAGCGCCGAAGAGGCGCTGCGCGCCGCGCGTGAGCGTCCCCCTGCCGTCGTGCTGGCCGCGGGGACAGGAGCACTGGATGGAGAGGCGCTGTGCCGGAGCCTGCGCTCGCAGGGGCTCCAGGTGCCGGTGCTGTTGATGTACTCGCCCGACGAGGAGCACGCGGAGGAGCGTGCCTCCCAGGCGGGGGCGGAGGGGGGACTGGTGGGGCCGCTCAAGCGCGCCACCGTCCTCACCTGTGTCTCGCTGCTCATCCAGCGTGACGAGGCCCGTCGCGCCCACGTGGCGGCGCCGCGGGGGCCCTCGCAGCCCCAGACGCCGGTGCCCGTGGCCCGGCCGGAGCCCGCGTCGACGAGCACGTCCGCGGACTTCGAGTTCCTCAAGCGCTTGATGCTGATGGAGGTGAAGCGCAGCCGCCGCTATCGCTACCCCATCGCCTTGTTGATGGTGGAGCTGGACCGGTTCGCGGAGCGCTCCTCGGCCCTGGTGCCAGCCGCGCGCAAGGGCGCGTTGGCGGAGGTGCTGGGAGTCCTCGTGGAGGGGGTGCGCGACATCGACGTGGCGGTGCCCTTCGCGGACAGCCGCTTCGTCGTCTTCCTGCCGCACACGCCTCGCTCAGGGGCGCGCATCGTGGCGGAGCGCCTGCGGGAGAAGCTCAAGTCCGTGGCGGGCTTGCCCTCGGGGACGGCCTCCGTGGGCGTCGCGGTGTCAGAGCCTCCCGCGGCTCGCAAGGACGCGGCGCCCGGGGCCCCAGGACAGGCGGTCAGCTTCGGTGGCCTGCTCAAGGACGCGGGCGATGCGCTGCGGCGCGCGCAGGCGGCGGGCGGTGACTGGGTGGAAGTGGCCAGCGATGCCGGCCGGCCCGGCTAA
- the rpsB gene encoding 30S ribosomal protein S2 yields MSIDTQETQTQQQAMAAAGGITMRQLLEAGVHFGHQTKRWNPKMKPYIFGARNGIYIIDLQKTVSMARAAFRFVADVTARGGSVLFVGTKKQAQDVIREEASRAGQFFVTSRWLGGTLTNFKTIKQGIDRLKTLEKMAEDGTFERLPKKEVASLEREREKLEKNLGGVKEMSKLPRCVFVIDPKKEHIAIHEATRLGIPVIGLVDTNCDPDGIDFVIPGNDDAIRSIKLFTSKIAEACIEGAARYRASGAAERDEQEEREGRDDRRERDDRRGPRRGDRDRRGGDRDRGGERRGPLVEMKGAPAVADAPAAEGAPAEEGGEAAAE; encoded by the coding sequence ATGTCGATCGACACGCAGGAAACGCAGACGCAGCAGCAGGCCATGGCCGCCGCCGGCGGCATCACGATGCGGCAGCTCCTGGAGGCCGGTGTTCACTTCGGCCACCAGACGAAGCGCTGGAACCCGAAGATGAAGCCGTACATCTTCGGCGCCCGGAACGGCATCTACATCATCGACCTGCAGAAGACGGTCTCGATGGCCCGCGCGGCCTTCCGCTTCGTGGCGGACGTGACGGCGCGTGGTGGGTCGGTCCTCTTCGTCGGCACCAAGAAGCAGGCGCAGGACGTCATCCGCGAGGAGGCGTCGCGCGCGGGTCAGTTCTTCGTCACCAGCCGCTGGCTGGGTGGCACGCTGACCAACTTCAAGACCATCAAGCAGGGCATCGACCGGCTGAAGACGCTGGAGAAGATGGCCGAGGATGGCACCTTCGAGCGTCTGCCCAAGAAGGAAGTCGCCTCGCTGGAGCGTGAGCGCGAGAAGCTGGAGAAGAACCTGGGCGGCGTGAAGGAGATGTCGAAGCTGCCCCGCTGCGTCTTCGTCATCGACCCGAAGAAGGAGCACATCGCCATCCACGAGGCGACCCGTCTGGGCATCCCCGTGATTGGCCTGGTCGACACGAACTGCGATCCGGACGGCATCGACTTCGTGATTCCCGGCAACGACGACGCCATCCGCTCCATCAAGCTCTTCACGTCGAAGATCGCCGAGGCCTGCATCGAGGGCGCGGCCCGTTACCGTGCCTCTGGCGCGGCGGAGCGCGACGAGCAGGAGGAGCGCGAGGGCCGTGATGACCGCCGTGAGCGCGACGACCGCCGTGGCCCGCGCCGTGGCGACCGCGACCGTCGTGGTGGCGACCGTGACCGTGGCGGCGAGCGCCGCGGTCCCCTCGTTGAGATGAAGGGCGCTCCCGCGGTGGCCGACGCGCCTGCCGCCGAGGGTGCTCCGGCTGAAGAGGGTGGCGAGGCGGCGGCGGAGTAG
- the cyaY gene encoding iron donor protein CyaY, producing MMDEARYNQLVAAVFKRMLSAADAIDPDILEAESTGDMLTLTARSREKCIVNTQRAVKQIWVAGRGQGIHFSYDEGSGTWRDDKGRGLELFHFVASVVHDISDVDFIYPS from the coding sequence ATGATGGACGAAGCCCGCTACAACCAGCTCGTCGCCGCCGTCTTCAAGCGGATGCTCTCCGCCGCGGACGCCATCGACCCGGACATCCTGGAGGCGGAGAGCACGGGTGACATGCTCACCCTCACCGCCCGCTCCCGGGAGAAGTGCATCGTCAACACCCAGCGCGCCGTGAAGCAGATCTGGGTGGCCGGCCGAGGCCAGGGCATCCACTTCAGCTACGACGAAGGCAGCGGCACCTGGCGCGACGACAAGGGCCGGGGCCTGGAGCTCTTCCACTTCGTCGCCAGCGTGGTCCACGACATCAGCGACGTGGACTTCATCTACCCGTCTTAG